The proteins below are encoded in one region of Acanthochromis polyacanthus isolate Apoly-LR-REF ecotype Palm Island chromosome 4, KAUST_Apoly_ChrSc, whole genome shotgun sequence:
- the glrx2 gene encoding glutaredoxin 2 isoform X1 yields MFHPGQKLDSFFAVCSLFTMFFRAGCLPRAAWTGCRRMGNLTSSSAGGLSSTACAQYVQEVVTQNCVVIFSKTTCPYCKMAKNVFNEIGATYKVVELDEHNDGRRLQEALARMTGARTVPRVFINGNCIGGGSDTKQLHQQGKLVPLIEQCAPCCAASSSDGSGSGQFESAK; encoded by the exons ATGTTTCATCCAGGACAGAAGCTTGATTCGTTTTTTGCCGTTTGTTCTTTATTCACCATGTTTTTCCGAGCAGGATGTCTTCCTCGGGCGGCATGGACCGGTTGCCGAAG aatgggGAATTTAACATCCTCCAGTGCTGGAGGTCTGTCCAGCACAGCATGTGCACAGTATGTTCAG GAGGTGGTGACACAGAACTGCGTTGTTATATTTTCCAAGACCACCTGCCCTTATtgtaaaatggccaaaaatgtgTTCAATGAAATCGGTGCGACCTACAAAGTAGTTGAACTGGATGAGCACAACGATGGGAGAAGACTGCAGGAGGCCTTAGCTCGGATGACCGGTGCCAGAACG GTGCCGAGAGTCTTCATCAATGGCAACTGTATCGGGGGCGGCTCCGACACCAAGCAGCTCCATCAGCAGGGGAAGCTGGTGCCCCTCATCGAGCAGTGTGCTCCCTGCTGCGCTGCCAGCAGCTCTGACGGCTCAGGCAGCGGACAGTTTGAATCTGCTAAATGA
- the uchl5 gene encoding ubiquitin carboxyl-terminal hydrolase isozyme L5 isoform X1, translated as MAGSAGEWCLMESDPGVFTELIKGFGCKGAQVEEIWSMEPENFDNLKPVHGLIFLFKWQPGEEPAGSIVQDSRLDHIFFAKQVINNACATQAIVSVLLNCSHSDMLLGDTLTEFREFSQSFDAAMKGLALSNSEVIRQVHNSFARQQMFEFDAKSSAKDEDAFHFVSYVPVNGRLYELDGLREGPIDLGACNQDDWISAVRPVIEKRIQKYSEGEIRFNLMAIVSDRKMIYERKIAELQTQLTEDEPMDTDQSSTFLSSIQSEIAKYQLLIEEENQKLKRYKVENIRRKHNYLPFIMELLKTLAEYQQLIPLVEKAKEKQNAKKAQEAK; from the exons ATGGCTGGAAGCGCAGGCGAGTGGTGTCTGATGGAGAGCGACCCCGGGGTGTTCACAGAGCTCATTAAAGGGTTTG GCTGCAAAGGAGCCCAGGTTGAGGAGATATGGAGTATGGAGCCAGAGAACTTTGACAACTTGAA ACCAGTTCACGGGTTGATTTTCCTGTTCAAATGGCAGCCAGGTGAAGAGCCAGCAGGATCAATCGTCCAGGATTCAAGACTTGACCACatcttctttgcaaaacag gtcaTTAACAACGCTTGTGCCACCCAGGCGATAGTCAGCGTTCTGCTCAACTGCTCCCATTCTGACATGTTGCTTGGAGACACACTGACAGAGTTCCGGGAGTTTTCACAGAGCTTTGATGCAGCT ATGAAAGGTTTGGCTCTTAGCAACTCTGAAGTGATCCGACAAGTTCACAACAGCTTTGCCAG ACAGCAAATGTTTGAATTTGACGCGAAGTCGTCAGCAAAGGACGAGGACGCCTTCCACTTTGTGAGCTATGTTCCTGTAAACGGCAGGTTATATGAGCTGGATGGACTTAGGGAGGGACCAATCGACCTGG GTGCATGTAACCAGGATGACTGGATCAGCGCAGTCCGCCCAGTGATCGAGAAAAGAATACAGAA GTACAGTGAAGGAGAGATCCGATTCAACCTAATGGCCATCGTATCAGACAGAAAGATGATATATGAGAGGAAAATTGCAGAGCTTCAGACTCAGCTAACTGAG GATGAACCCATGGACACAGACCAGAGCAGCACGTTTCTTAGCTCCATCCAGTCAGAGATTGCCAAGTACCAGCTCCTTATTGAAGAGGAAAATCAGAAACTTAAAAGATACAAG GTTGAAAACATTCGACGGAAACACAACTACCTTCCTTTCATCATGGAGCTACTGAAAACGCTGGCAGAGTATCAGCAGTTAATACCTTTGGTGGAAAAg gcaaaggagaaacaaaacgCCAAAAAAGCCCAGGAGGCCAAGTGA
- the glrx2 gene encoding glutaredoxin 2 isoform X2, which yields MGNLTSSSAGGLSSTACAQYVQEVVTQNCVVIFSKTTCPYCKMAKNVFNEIGATYKVVELDEHNDGRRLQEALARMTGARTVPRVFINGNCIGGGSDTKQLHQQGKLVPLIEQCAPCCAASSSDGSGSGQFESAK from the exons atgggGAATTTAACATCCTCCAGTGCTGGAGGTCTGTCCAGCACAGCATGTGCACAGTATGTTCAG GAGGTGGTGACACAGAACTGCGTTGTTATATTTTCCAAGACCACCTGCCCTTATtgtaaaatggccaaaaatgtgTTCAATGAAATCGGTGCGACCTACAAAGTAGTTGAACTGGATGAGCACAACGATGGGAGAAGACTGCAGGAGGCCTTAGCTCGGATGACCGGTGCCAGAACG GTGCCGAGAGTCTTCATCAATGGCAACTGTATCGGGGGCGGCTCCGACACCAAGCAGCTCCATCAGCAGGGGAAGCTGGTGCCCCTCATCGAGCAGTGTGCTCCCTGCTGCGCTGCCAGCAGCTCTGACGGCTCAGGCAGCGGACAGTTTGAATCTGCTAAATGA
- the uchl5 gene encoding ubiquitin carboxyl-terminal hydrolase isozyme L5 isoform X2, translating to MLLGDTLTEFREFSQSFDAAMKGLALSNSEVIRQVHNSFARQQMFEFDAKSSAKDEDAFHFVSYVPVNGRLYELDGLREGPIDLGACNQDDWISAVRPVIEKRIQKYSEGEIRFNLMAIVSDRKMIYERKIAELQTQLTEDEPMDTDQSSTFLSSIQSEIAKYQLLIEEENQKLKRYKVENIRRKHNYLPFIMELLKTLAEYQQLIPLVEKAKEKQNAKKAQEAK from the exons ATGTTGCTTGGAGACACACTGACAGAGTTCCGGGAGTTTTCACAGAGCTTTGATGCAGCT ATGAAAGGTTTGGCTCTTAGCAACTCTGAAGTGATCCGACAAGTTCACAACAGCTTTGCCAG ACAGCAAATGTTTGAATTTGACGCGAAGTCGTCAGCAAAGGACGAGGACGCCTTCCACTTTGTGAGCTATGTTCCTGTAAACGGCAGGTTATATGAGCTGGATGGACTTAGGGAGGGACCAATCGACCTGG GTGCATGTAACCAGGATGACTGGATCAGCGCAGTCCGCCCAGTGATCGAGAAAAGAATACAGAA GTACAGTGAAGGAGAGATCCGATTCAACCTAATGGCCATCGTATCAGACAGAAAGATGATATATGAGAGGAAAATTGCAGAGCTTCAGACTCAGCTAACTGAG GATGAACCCATGGACACAGACCAGAGCAGCACGTTTCTTAGCTCCATCCAGTCAGAGATTGCCAAGTACCAGCTCCTTATTGAAGAGGAAAATCAGAAACTTAAAAGATACAAG GTTGAAAACATTCGACGGAAACACAACTACCTTCCTTTCATCATGGAGCTACTGAAAACGCTGGCAGAGTATCAGCAGTTAATACCTTTGGTGGAAAAg gcaaaggagaaacaaaacgCCAAAAAAGCCCAGGAGGCCAAGTGA